In Paenibacillus kyungheensis, the following are encoded in one genomic region:
- a CDS encoding ammonium transporter, translating to MRKKWAVMGLAASTLLAFPLSAFAAAEVTTAEVSTGLNTFFVFLAFALVLFMQAGFALLEAGSVRMKNAGHVAGKTILTLGIALIAFWAFGFGLGFGNGNGFFGYEGFFLSGEGMMGSFDALSGLGIPISMMFLFHLAFAAVSLSIAFGGFAERAKLSVYIIFGILFTVIIYPIIAHWVWGGGWLGAMQMQDYAGSTVVHLTGATAGLAATLMLKPRLGKYNKDGKPNIIPGHNQIYSVVGVFILWFGWMGFNPGSALSTLNDGFFTYVALTTNLAAAAGGVAALLISWVVFGKADIPSMLNGVLAALVAITGSCAFVDVWAAIVIGLVAGIVTFFTSQWFEKAGIDDPIYAFSVHGIAGMWGAISTGFFATPELVEKTGVGSPGLFYGGGFHQLGVQLLGMIGTFIFVLVISLLILWVMKSINGIRVTEEEEMMGLDISEHGSYGYPEQMRALGEDARK from the coding sequence ATGAGAAAAAAATGGGCCGTTATGGGGTTAGCGGCATCAACCCTTCTTGCTTTTCCATTAAGTGCTTTTGCAGCAGCTGAGGTAACAACAGCTGAAGTATCCACAGGGTTAAACACATTCTTCGTGTTCCTTGCGTTCGCACTGGTGTTGTTCATGCAAGCTGGTTTTGCACTGTTAGAAGCAGGTTCAGTCCGTATGAAAAATGCTGGACACGTTGCAGGTAAAACAATTCTAACACTGGGTATTGCACTCATTGCTTTCTGGGCTTTTGGATTTGGTCTTGGATTTGGTAATGGTAATGGATTTTTCGGTTATGAAGGATTTTTCTTAAGTGGTGAAGGAATGATGGGGTCCTTTGATGCACTATCTGGACTCGGTATTCCGATCTCGATGATGTTCCTTTTCCATCTTGCCTTTGCAGCAGTATCTTTGTCAATTGCTTTTGGCGGATTTGCTGAACGTGCGAAGTTGAGTGTGTATATTATCTTCGGTATTTTATTTACAGTTATTATTTATCCGATCATTGCTCACTGGGTATGGGGCGGCGGATGGTTAGGCGCTATGCAAATGCAGGATTATGCAGGTTCTACCGTTGTCCATTTGACAGGTGCAACAGCAGGTCTAGCTGCTACATTAATGCTTAAACCACGTCTTGGTAAATACAATAAAGATGGTAAACCTAACATCATTCCAGGTCATAACCAAATTTATTCTGTAGTCGGCGTATTTATTCTCTGGTTCGGATGGATGGGCTTTAACCCAGGTAGTGCGTTATCTACATTAAATGATGGATTCTTCACTTATGTTGCGCTAACGACTAACCTTGCAGCAGCAGCAGGTGGTGTAGCCGCTCTATTGATCTCATGGGTTGTTTTTGGTAAAGCAGATATTCCAAGTATGTTAAATGGTGTACTGGCTGCTCTAGTAGCAATCACAGGCTCTTGTGCTTTTGTAGATGTATGGGCAGCGATCGTTATTGGTCTGGTAGCTGGTATTGTTACCTTCTTTACATCACAATGGTTTGAAAAAGCAGGAATCGATGATCCAATCTACGCATTCTCTGTACATGGTATTGCAGGGATGTGGGGAGCTATATCTACTGGATTCTTCGCTACACCAGAATTAGTAGAAAAAACAGGCGTAGGTTCGCCAGGATTGTTCTACGGTGGTGGATTCCATCAATTGGGTGTTCAGTTGTTAGGTATGATCGGTACATTTATCTTTGTTCTAGTGATCTCTCTTCTTATCTTATGGGTGATGAAGTCGATCAACGGTATCCGTGTTACTGAAGAAGAAGAAATGATGGGCTTGGATATTAGTGAGCATGGTTCTTATGGTTATCCTGAGCAAATGAGAGCATTAGGCGAAGACGCGCGCAAATAA
- a CDS encoding DUF294 nucleotidyltransferase-like domain-containing protein, whose amino-acid sequence MKLMNEHSFDLPLRDLADADTPQLLKEKRISMQTELYQALPDSDTRQWVKQVNEMHDHVMQQAVIICEKQLSEAGYGPPPVAYSFIVFGSAGRLESTLWSDQDNGLIISDEPHEGKETYFKQFGIVLADILEAIGYEKCQGKVMCSEPMWRKTLTDWRTQLNSWRNDLSWEPVRNWIIASDMRHMAGDAELSAAWLDTLYSGVKETPQLPAAVLRNTVRHKATLNVLGQVVAERFGEHAGDFDVKYGIYIPLVNASRYLALQHGIYESSTLKRLERLIQLEAATLSLLEMMQEAFLTALRMRNSTPVQIVDGLYISTGFMPQKDWKQRPFFHELRDSLGTVKKAHRVLQRQLRFLERRRL is encoded by the coding sequence ATGAAGCTGATGAATGAACATTCTTTTGATCTTCCCTTGCGCGATCTTGCCGATGCTGATACTCCGCAATTATTGAAAGAAAAGCGCATATCGATGCAGACCGAATTGTATCAAGCTTTGCCTGATAGCGATACACGCCAATGGGTGAAGCAGGTCAATGAGATGCACGATCATGTGATGCAACAGGCAGTTATCATTTGTGAAAAACAATTGAGTGAGGCGGGCTACGGTCCGCCTCCTGTTGCATATTCTTTTATTGTTTTCGGTAGCGCAGGGAGATTAGAATCCACATTGTGGAGTGATCAAGATAACGGATTGATCATAAGTGATGAACCTCATGAGGGCAAAGAGACTTATTTTAAGCAATTCGGAATTGTACTTGCCGATATATTAGAAGCTATAGGGTATGAGAAATGTCAGGGTAAAGTCATGTGCTCTGAACCGATGTGGCGCAAAACACTAACCGATTGGCGTACGCAATTGAATAGTTGGCGTAATGATCTGAGCTGGGAACCTGTTCGCAATTGGATTATCGCTTCAGATATGCGTCATATGGCAGGCGATGCAGAACTTTCAGCGGCATGGTTAGATACATTATATAGCGGTGTGAAAGAAACACCACAGTTGCCTGCGGCGGTACTTCGTAATACGGTTCGTCACAAAGCTACACTTAATGTATTAGGTCAGGTGGTCGCAGAACGATTTGGAGAACATGCAGGTGATTTTGATGTGAAATATGGTATTTATATTCCACTGGTGAATGCATCACGTTATCTGGCGTTACAGCATGGTATCTATGAATCGTCTACATTGAAGCGATTAGAGCGATTAATTCAATTAGAAGCGGCTACGTTATCATTGCTTGAAATGATGCAAGAAGCTTTCTTGACAGCACTTCGTATGCGTAATTCAACGCCTGTACAAATAGTCGATGGATTGTATATCAGTACTGGATTTATGCCCCAAAAAGATTGGAAACAACGACCGTTTTTTCATGAGCTTCGAGATAGTCTGGGAACGGTTAAAAAAGCACATCGTGTGCTTCAACGGCAATTACGCTTTTTAGAAAGGAGACGCTTATGA
- a CDS encoding exonuclease domain-containing protein, with protein MKETVKTANNGFWRSLRSGGVPSAIASVFGAPSAQQMAFIRSLSREQRRPEVLYMPLNKLETVVFDLETTGFHAQHGDEILSFGAVKMIGDQVTDEHFYTLVNAKTNVPENITELTGITQEMIEGAPSLIDGLHDFMAFVGRSVLIAHGTGHDKAFLNAALWKTSKIQLTHRILDTMMIGKWLKPSLGSYGLDELLEEARIPITLRHHALEDAKMTASLWGEYLRLMRHKQVDTLEDLYAYLSNF; from the coding sequence ATGAAAGAGACAGTGAAAACAGCGAACAATGGTTTTTGGAGAAGTCTGCGTAGTGGTGGGGTTCCATCTGCTATTGCTTCCGTATTCGGTGCACCTTCTGCACAGCAAATGGCATTTATAAGATCTCTTTCTCGTGAACAGCGTCGCCCTGAAGTATTGTATATGCCACTGAACAAGCTAGAAACCGTCGTTTTCGATTTGGAGACGACGGGATTTCATGCGCAACATGGAGATGAAATATTGTCTTTCGGAGCGGTCAAAATGATCGGTGACCAAGTGACAGACGAACACTTTTATACTTTGGTCAATGCCAAAACAAATGTACCTGAGAATATTACAGAACTTACCGGTATTACCCAGGAAATGATTGAAGGAGCACCATCGTTGATAGATGGTTTGCATGATTTTATGGCTTTTGTCGGGAGATCGGTATTGATCGCTCATGGTACAGGTCATGATAAAGCATTTCTGAATGCAGCATTGTGGAAAACATCCAAAATTCAATTAACACATCGGATACTGGATACCATGATGATTGGTAAATGGCTTAAACCTTCACTTGGTAGTTACGGATTAGATGAATTATTGGAAGAAGCACGGATTCCAATTACCCTTCGCCATCATGCACTAGAAGATGCCAAAATGACGGCATCATTGTGGGGAGAGTATCTTCGTCTAATGCGTCACAAACAGGTGGATACACTTGAAGATTTGTATGCTTATTTGAGTAATTTTTAA
- a CDS encoding M67 family metallopeptidase, which yields MADLLCTDRDTNIFIRPTALKLLTDHMSSSLSSEVCGVLLGRKAAGGMRIESYRKLRNVAPNPLHHFLFDPIEWVQCCYQETNMIGIFHSHPSSAPTPSSTDLIQLQQFGALTPIYLIGSSTNLSDQPQWLDNTWLAISDQDHVHQDYQHTYDTQSFAVAGYQVITNNLADGTTLDAPLYTLQSSILKLV from the coding sequence ATGGCAGACCTACTGTGCACAGATAGGGACACTAACATCTTCATTCGTCCAACAGCCCTAAAGCTACTGACCGACCATATGAGCAGTTCCCTATCTTCAGAAGTCTGCGGGGTATTGCTCGGTAGAAAAGCAGCGGGAGGTATGCGCATCGAATCCTATCGGAAGCTACGCAACGTTGCACCTAACCCGCTGCACCACTTCCTTTTTGACCCTATTGAATGGGTTCAATGTTGTTATCAAGAGACTAACATGATCGGCATTTTTCATTCCCATCCATCGTCTGCTCCTACACCTTCTTCAACTGATCTTATACAATTACAGCAATTTGGTGCTTTAACCCCTATTTATCTAATTGGATCATCTACTAATTTATCAGATCAACCACAATGGCTGGATAATACATGGCTTGCAATCTCAGATCAAGATCATGTACACCAAGATTATCAACATACCTACGATACGCAATCTTTTGCTGTAGCAGGTTATCAAGTAATCACGAATAATCTAGCAGATGGAACTACATTAGATGCACCTTTGTATACATTACAATCTTCCATTTTAAAATTGGTTTAG
- the cimA gene encoding citramalate synthase: MSKSISIFDTTLRDGTQGEGISLSADDKLKIAKKLDELGVHYIEGGIPGSNGKDIEFFKRVQTLGLNAKITAFGSTRRKGSIAHQDDNLKRMIESGAQAATLVGKSWDFHVHTALQTTLEENLAMIADSISYMKQQGMELIFDAEHFFDGYKNNPEYAVSVLRTAREAGADWLTMCDTNGGTLPHEIYEIVSRLNLELGGAPLGIHTHNDCELAVANTLSAVQAGARQIQGTMNGYGERCGNANLCSILPTLQLKMDYTCISNDQLSQLTNTARYVSEIANVHMPVNQPYVGNAAFAHKGGIHVSAILRDSRTYEHIEPEKIGNKQRILVSELAGQSNILSKAKEMDLILDPENENTKQIIGKIKDLEHQGYQFEGADASLELLLREANGEIKELFVFESFKMLVEKNAGSAVVSEAFVKLRIGGESIYTAAEGNGPVNALDNALRKALVEHYPNLREMHLSDYKVRVLDEADATASKVRVLIESQNLSNTWSTVGVSANVIEASWEALVDSIRYALIGQALPDQNVSNGPSVHGIVNH; this comes from the coding sequence ATGTCAAAGTCCATATCGATTTTCGACACTACGCTTCGTGATGGTACTCAAGGTGAAGGGATCAGCTTGTCTGCAGATGACAAACTCAAAATTGCCAAAAAACTTGATGAGCTTGGTGTTCATTATATTGAAGGCGGTATTCCAGGCAGTAATGGTAAAGACATCGAGTTTTTCAAACGAGTACAAACACTTGGACTGAACGCCAAAATCACAGCATTTGGTAGTACACGTCGCAAGGGGAGTATTGCCCATCAGGACGATAATCTCAAACGGATGATCGAATCAGGTGCACAAGCGGCTACATTGGTCGGCAAATCATGGGATTTCCATGTGCATACTGCACTTCAGACGACACTCGAAGAGAATCTAGCGATGATTGCAGACTCGATCTCCTACATGAAGCAACAAGGCATGGAACTGATTTTTGATGCCGAGCATTTTTTTGATGGATACAAAAACAATCCTGAATATGCTGTATCCGTATTGCGCACCGCGCGTGAAGCTGGTGCTGATTGGTTGACTATGTGCGATACCAATGGTGGTACACTTCCTCATGAAATTTATGAAATCGTATCCAGATTAAATCTTGAACTAGGCGGCGCTCCTCTAGGAATTCATACACATAACGATTGCGAACTAGCTGTAGCTAATACATTAAGCGCTGTTCAAGCCGGAGCAAGACAAATTCAGGGTACGATGAATGGATATGGTGAGCGTTGTGGTAATGCTAATCTGTGTTCGATCTTACCAACATTACAGTTGAAAATGGATTACACCTGCATCAGCAATGATCAATTGTCTCAACTTACCAACACCGCACGATATGTCAGTGAAATTGCGAATGTGCATATGCCTGTGAATCAGCCTTATGTAGGTAATGCTGCATTTGCTCACAAAGGTGGCATTCATGTTTCCGCTATTTTGCGTGATTCTAGAACGTATGAGCATATCGAACCTGAGAAAATCGGTAACAAACAACGTATTCTCGTCTCTGAATTAGCAGGACAAAGCAATATCCTTTCCAAAGCAAAAGAAATGGATCTAATCCTTGATCCTGAAAATGAAAATACCAAACAAATCATCGGTAAAATCAAAGATCTGGAACATCAAGGATATCAATTTGAAGGTGCAGATGCTTCTCTTGAATTGCTGTTGCGTGAAGCTAATGGTGAGATCAAAGAGTTATTTGTTTTTGAATCTTTCAAAATGTTAGTTGAAAAAAATGCGGGGTCTGCTGTTGTGTCTGAAGCTTTTGTCAAACTCAGAATCGGCGGAGAAAGTATCTATACAGCCGCAGAAGGTAATGGACCTGTGAATGCACTGGATAATGCACTTCGTAAAGCTTTGGTTGAACATTATCCGAATTTGCGTGAAATGCATCTATCCGATTATAAAGTTCGTGTATTGGATGAAGCAGACGCAACCGCTTCTAAAGTTCGTGTATTGATCGAGTCGCAGAATTTGAGCAACACATGGAGTACGGTCGGCGTATCTGCTAACGTTATCGAAGCCAGTTGGGAAGCATTGGTAGACAGTATTCGTTATGCATTGATTGGTCAAGCTTTACCGGATCAGAATGTCTCGAATGGCCCTTCTGTTCATGGGATCGTTAATCATTAA
- a CDS encoding Imm50 family immunity protein codes for MQLHIQKVEQNNKVFTLYYTSEQPLPFDPHDVVMVSAGDYVVASVRELTADHIQLYISTDEPLEWGDQIVIQLAFSPTVSIVGSKDIIATLGHFPDFEHGIITDHHIGKDQVELDVQLAEPFADHTIKLTFLEATEIEFSAPDVEKNEIAEMDFRYDETLMVVDIEAAQGMSGSFFCGGIKAEFKS; via the coding sequence ATGCAATTACATATTCAAAAAGTTGAACAAAATAACAAGGTATTCACACTTTATTATACGTCTGAACAACCACTACCTTTTGATCCACACGATGTAGTGATGGTATCTGCGGGTGATTATGTTGTGGCAAGTGTACGTGAATTAACAGCAGATCATATTCAATTATACATTTCAACAGATGAGCCGCTAGAATGGGGCGACCAAATTGTGATTCAATTGGCATTTTCTCCAACGGTATCGATTGTAGGTAGCAAAGATATTATTGCAACATTGGGTCATTTCCCTGATTTTGAACATGGAATCATTACCGATCATCATATTGGCAAAGATCAGGTAGAGTTAGATGTTCAATTGGCAGAACCTTTTGCAGATCATACAATCAAGCTTACGTTTTTAGAAGCGACAGAGATTGAATTTTCTGCACCGGATGTAGAAAAAAATGAAATCGCTGAAATGGATTTTCGTTATGATGAGACATTAATGGTGGTTGATATTGAAGCTGCACAAGGGATGTCAGGAAGTTTCTTCTGTGGAGGAATCAAAGCCGAATTCAAATCATAA
- a CDS encoding metallophosphoesterase family protein: MIYITGDIHGTHSVNTRFNTRNFPEQKHLSKQDIVIVAGDFGLIWNGDKEDQYWLKWLDQKKPFTTVFIDGNHENFDLLEQYPTELWQGGLVHRINDSVLHLMRGQVYEIEGLTFFTFGGAASHDKAFRREGKSWWAREMPDDEEYQLGLSNLEKHHWKVDIVITHTCTAQSLAWIQQKYSTEVVADEMHKYFQLIQNRLDYDQWYFGHFHQDVQLPDRQRLLYHDLFIISEHQTQT, from the coding sequence ATGATCTATATCACTGGTGATATTCATGGTACTCATAGTGTGAATACACGTTTTAATACTCGGAATTTCCCAGAGCAAAAACATTTAAGTAAACAAGATATTGTGATCGTAGCAGGTGACTTTGGATTGATATGGAACGGAGACAAAGAAGATCAATACTGGTTGAAATGGTTAGATCAGAAAAAACCGTTTACAACAGTATTTATTGATGGAAATCACGAAAATTTCGATCTGTTAGAACAATATCCTACTGAATTATGGCAAGGCGGATTAGTGCATCGAATCAATGACAGTGTATTACACCTCATGCGCGGACAAGTCTATGAGATAGAAGGATTAACTTTTTTTACGTTTGGAGGAGCCGCTTCACATGATAAAGCATTTCGACGCGAAGGAAAGTCATGGTGGGCTCGTGAAATGCCGGATGATGAAGAATACCAGTTAGGGCTATCCAATCTGGAAAAACATCACTGGAAAGTGGATATTGTGATCACTCATACCTGTACCGCTCAAAGTCTAGCATGGATACAACAAAAGTATTCAACAGAAGTGGTTGCTGATGAGATGCATAAATATTTTCAATTGATCCAGAATCGACTAGATTATGATCAATGGTACTTTGGTCATTTTCATCAAGATGTACAATTACCGGATCGTCAGAGATTGTTGTATCACGATCTTTTTATAATTTCTGAACATCAGACTCAAACATAG
- a CDS encoding HEAT repeat domain-containing protein, protein MSGIKKSRRMSIHVEYLLDQLYEQESVDLLVQIKESGQLAAIPYLKSFLFSERADIVMAAENAISDLLLKCPVSELIWLSERCREILPFHYQQRGKAWIELRPETVLHWSNDIHPIQIIMASFHWDGYVREVAVQRLSQFQNGSEIPWLLIRLNDWVSPIRFKAYRALKQKIHIRNTEYFIQSIWLVQRLVGRGKEHHELLNTQIQQLIAQPEARPALEHYMHSTDVYIRQFCYNMMLKTEAADRYALFTSALQDHALVIRLWAARQIDQAIEVDKDSSEKISNQWLDIVYMMLADHFPALRRLALDILSYHFPMQAETALIDGLMSHNLTIRETARRHLPKINPIPYVEYYLDQIWNGNESSLAVAIAGLGETGTAEDAEVIAEYKDHTQIKVRKAVLTALGKLKPTAYMDVFSQALVDSQPGISKIAKQTLIQYTYMLDRERLIQLVLNCPLSHISRNALRILFAFDSWQSLDSLLRILVQTEHRIVEHTVNHLLDGWITKANSQFRAELSIEMKKQILCYLEQSKSVLDQGKHRTLEWIIQLDSK, encoded by the coding sequence ATGAGTGGCATCAAAAAGAGTAGGCGTATGTCTATTCATGTAGAGTATTTATTAGATCAATTGTATGAGCAAGAATCGGTCGACCTCCTTGTACAAATTAAAGAAAGTGGACAGTTAGCTGCTATTCCGTATCTCAAATCTTTTTTATTTTCAGAACGAGCTGACATCGTGATGGCTGCTGAAAATGCAATTAGTGATTTGTTACTAAAATGCCCTGTGAGTGAATTGATCTGGTTAAGTGAACGCTGTCGCGAAATACTACCTTTTCATTATCAACAACGTGGCAAAGCATGGATTGAGCTTCGACCAGAGACAGTATTGCATTGGTCTAACGATATTCATCCTATTCAGATCATTATGGCTAGCTTTCATTGGGATGGATATGTGCGTGAAGTGGCAGTACAACGATTAAGCCAATTTCAAAATGGATCAGAAATTCCATGGTTGCTGATTCGATTAAATGATTGGGTATCTCCTATTCGATTCAAAGCTTATCGTGCATTGAAACAAAAAATACATATCCGCAATACCGAATACTTTATTCAGTCGATCTGGTTAGTACAGCGATTAGTAGGGCGTGGCAAAGAGCATCATGAATTGTTGAATACACAGATTCAACAGCTTATTGCGCAACCTGAAGCTCGGCCTGCTTTGGAACATTATATGCATTCGACAGATGTCTATATTCGTCAATTTTGCTACAACATGATGTTGAAAACAGAAGCGGCAGATCGATATGCTTTATTCACTTCTGCTTTACAAGATCACGCTTTAGTCATTCGTCTATGGGCTGCTCGTCAAATTGATCAAGCGATCGAAGTCGATAAAGATTCGTCTGAGAAGATATCGAATCAATGGCTAGATATCGTGTATATGATGTTAGCCGATCATTTCCCGGCTTTGCGTCGTCTGGCACTGGATATACTAAGTTATCATTTTCCAATGCAAGCCGAGACTGCGTTAATTGATGGTCTGATGAGTCATAATCTGACGATTCGCGAGACAGCACGTCGTCATTTGCCCAAAATCAACCCAATACCCTATGTCGAATATTATTTGGATCAGATATGGAATGGAAATGAGTCGTCTCTAGCTGTCGCAATCGCTGGATTAGGAGAGACGGGGACAGCAGAAGATGCTGAAGTTATAGCTGAATACAAAGATCATACACAGATTAAAGTACGTAAAGCTGTGTTGACAGCTTTGGGTAAATTAAAGCCTACCGCTTATATGGATGTTTTCTCTCAAGCTTTAGTAGATTCGCAACCTGGCATATCCAAAATAGCGAAACAGACGCTTATCCAATACACGTATATGTTAGATCGAGAACGATTGATCCAACTGGTGCTAAATTGTCCATTGTCCCATATTTCGCGCAATGCTCTTCGTATTCTGTTTGCTTTTGACTCTTGGCAAAGTCTAGATAGTTTATTGCGGATATTAGTCCAAACCGAGCATAGAATAGTAGAGCATACAGTGAATCATCTACTAGACGGTTGGATCACCAAAGCAAATTCTCAATTTCGAGCAGAACTTTCTATTGAAATGAAAAAACAGATTTTATGCTATTTAGAGCAAAGTAAGAGTGTATTGGATCAAGGTAAGCATCGGACACTGGAATGGATTATTCAACTGGATAGCAAGTAA
- a CDS encoding DUF6386 family protein, with the protein MPNQIKVMTDTATLCIYDLQALKHRLEDTSDWWSIPEDELLEVNLGNIAFLNVGADGLYTMQQVEEIEQPVVQLWINVPSGQLYAGAAENVTGGELEPEDGDSGQYITVEPGIYHLKIGRTQQNIEFAVLRTEQAIANNQFEDLIRIG; encoded by the coding sequence ATGCCTAACCAAATTAAAGTGATGACAGATACAGCAACACTTTGTATTTATGATCTGCAGGCACTCAAGCATCGATTGGAAGACACATCAGATTGGTGGTCTATTCCTGAAGATGAATTGTTAGAAGTGAATCTAGGGAATATTGCTTTTCTTAATGTAGGCGCAGATGGATTGTATACTATGCAACAGGTAGAAGAGATCGAACAACCCGTAGTTCAATTATGGATCAATGTTCCTTCGGGTCAATTATATGCAGGAGCAGCAGAAAATGTGACAGGGGGCGAGCTAGAACCAGAAGATGGGGACAGTGGACAATATATAACGGTTGAACCAGGCATATATCATTTGAAAATAGGACGAACACAGCAAAATATTGAATTTGCTGTGTTACGAACTGAACAGGCAATCGCTAACAATCAGTTTGAAGATTTGATTCGTATTGGATAA